GGCGACTCAACGGGCGTTTCAGCCCTCTTTTTGTTCCAAGATTGAGACGGGATGCCCCAAAACGTGCGTACAGCATCCTGATTCTATCTCAAAGATTGAGCCCTCCTACCGCGCGCTCCACAACGATTGCGATTCTCCTCCTGCTCCTTCCCTCGTTCGCCTAGCAATAACATCATACTTGGCGAAGTAGTCGAGCAAGATCCGGTGGATGAAGATGTGACCGCCGACCTTAAGGATGCGCAGCAGGCGGCGGGTGTCGTGGCGTAGCCACGATTGCTGGTTGGACCAGGATCTGAGCAGGAGATCCTCTATTGAGACTGACAAGCGAGGCTGTTGACGGGGCAGTTCATATAATGCAATAGTATACACACAATATTGCATATCCCACTATTTCATTGTTGAGGTGACATAATCATCGCTTGTGTGACGCGCTTTGGAGATGGCCGTGGTGCGAAGCGAGGACATTTCTGCTCATCAGGCTCAAGGATGGAAATGCAGCAGCTAATGAACGTGCAGTACGTTTGCGGAAGGTGCCGCAAGAAGCCAGCGCGGTCAATCAACGAACGGCCAACCACCTGCTCCACCCGACCGCTTCCAGCAGCCCAATCGCGCCATTGTGGGCGGTGGGCGGCGGGTGAGCTATGACCTTGGGCATCATCCGTGGTGTGCAGCGATCCGCCTGCACATCCTCACGGCATGCAAGCACCCTCCGGGTGACTCTCCTGTTTCCCTGGATCGTCCCATTCCGCGCATCCACCTTAACCACCGTGCGCTTGACTCCTGGGCTATACTAGACCACGTCGTCCGCTTGTGGAGGCTACCATCAACCAGCTCGTTGTGGACCGGATGGCCTGGCGAGATACGCGGGATGGTCAGCGGCATCACCTCATTCTTGTGCATGGCAGCGGACCGAGCGGCCTGGTGGTTGCCTTTGGACACTCGTTTGCACTGTGTGGAGCAGCACCATTATGCACCAACCTGGCCTTACCGTCTATGGGCATCCGCGCTGCCCACAGGTCATCCCCGTTCGGCAGTTCCTAGATCGGGCTGCCGTCCCCTACACGTATATCAACATCCGGGACGATGCGGCGGCCCGGAGCCGGGTCATGGCGCTGAACGCGGGCAACAAAACGGTGCCGACCCTGGTATTTGCGGATGGGACCATCCTCCGTGAGCCACATGTGTGGCAGGTGCACGCGCAGCTTGGAGCCGCTGGGGTGCATGTTCCGTCATTCGTGGCGTTTTCCATCCAGCACTCGTTGATGATCGTCCTCGTGGCGTTCCTCCTGATGGGGATGGTGGCTGGGAAGGTGCTGGGATCGGCAGTTCTTGGCAGTGTGGTGGGCCTCATCGTCGGCCTGCTGGTCAACGCGAGGCGCATCCGGCGCGCTGGTTCCTGACACCTGGGGAGGGATTCCCGGCAGCCCTGCGCCTACCACATCGTTTCAGGCGACGCTGCCCACAGCAGAATCTCTCCGCACGGTCCGCCATGAAAGCCTACCTGCCACCCGCGTCGGCTGCGTGCAACACGGAGTATTCGGCTGCGCGCCGGATACTCCGTAATTCGCTGGGCAGCCCCCCTCCTCCGGCACGCGGCCTGGTTCGAGGGTTGACATGCGTGCGATACTCGCCCCATGCGGGAGCCGGGCGGAATGCGGCGCGCTGCGGAGGACGAGCACGCGGCGCATCAACCGCACGGCCCGTCATGCCGCGATCCGGACGGTGCGACCCGGCAAGCAGGCGCTTGTTACAGGCACGACAGGAGGGAGCCTATGGCGGCCTATTGGTTCTTCGACATCCTGGAGATCATCGATCCTGCGGCGATGGAAGAATACCGCGCGCGCGTCGTCGCCACGGTGACACAGTCTGGAGGCCGCTATCTCATCATCGGCGGTCCCGCCACCGTGGTCGAAGGGGATTGGCAGCCGGTGTTCCCGGTGCTGATCGAATTTCCGAGTCGGGAGCAGGCCCAGCGCTGGTATGACTCGACCGAGTACCGGGAGCTGAAGGCCTTGCGGCAGGCCGCTACGCGGGGGAACGTGGTGTTCCTGGAGGGCACCACGCTGGAGTAGTACACGGTCCGCTGCTGGCGATGCGCCGGTGCGTGCGGTCGGGGCACGACCAACGGGAACGCCACCACCGCAGGGTGCGGTGGCGGGAGCGGAGGTGTCAGCTCATGCGCCGTGCGGCGGTGCGGCATGCTGCGTCCGTGATGGCCCCACGTACCGACCAGACGGGTATCCAGCAGCGCGTGGATGGGGCTGTCTGCTCATCTCAAGGGGAGCACGCAGCAAGGCCAGAGCCGTGCATGGAGCACGCTCGATCGGCTCGATCAGGTCACGGACGCGCACGGCAATGTGACCGGCATGACCTACGTCAGCCTGGGCCGCACGCTGACGATGAGCGACCCCGATATGAGGAATACCACGCCCTCGCCCTGGCGCTACACCTACGACATGGCGGGTCAAAGGTATAATTGGGGCTGCCGCCCGACGCATAGGCGTAACAGTCAAAGAACCGGTAGGTACCGCTCGGATCATTACTTGATCGTCCACCGGACGGGCAACCCGTCCCTGTGGATGTGGATGCAGGCAGCAACGCCGGTCGCCGTCGCAGCTTCGCATGTGCGGCCTGGGAGCTTCTCCCCCGTTGCAGTACACCACAGCTCGGCCACGGTGGGGGATCGGCCACCGATCCCAGACGCAATCCAAAAAGCGATATAGTTAAGGGGGTCGCCTGCCATGCCGGGCGGCGGCGATGCCGCCGCCGCGCGGGCCACGCCCGCTGCGGGGTGGTGCTGCCTGCGGCAGCGGCGATCCCTACCGACGCCTGGGGGGCGTCGGTCACGGTGTGTTAGATGGTTCGTTCGTGGAGGAACTGCCATGCCAGAGCAGGTTGAGTCCGGTTCGTCGTTGGGGTCGTGGATTCGGCAGCGGCGCAAAGCGCTGGATCTGACGCAGGCTGCCCTCGCTGGGTGCGTGGGCTGCGCGGACGTGACGATCCGCAAACTGGAGGCGGCGGTGACGCGGCCCTCGCGGCAGTTGGCCGCGCGCCTCGCCGCCTGCCTGGAGATTCCCCCCGACGAGCGGGCGGTGTTTCTGCAGGTGGCGCGGGGCGAGCGCCGCCCGGATCGCCTACCCCCCGCCGATCCACGGCCTCTCGCCAGGCCGCGTGCCAGCGTGGCGGGGCCGATCGCACCGCTGCCGCGCGATACGGTGCCGCCGCCTGCGCCGCTCCCGCCCGGCTCGCGGATGCCGCTCAGCCGCAATCCGCTGTTCGTCGGGCGGGACGCCGACCTCCGCCAGCTGGCCCAGGTCCTAACCGTGGGTGCAACTGCGGCAATTGGTCAGATCGAGATCGCCGCCGCGACGGGACTGGGGGGCATCGGCAAGACGCAGCTGGCCTGCGAGTTCGTCCATCGCTACGGGCAGTTCTTCGCGGGCGGCATCTTCTGGCTCAGCTTCGCCGATCCCGCTGCGGTTCCGGCGGAAGTCGCCGCCTGTGGCGGCGGCGCGGGCATGGCGCTCAGCCCGGAGTTTGACACGCTGCCGCTCGATACGCAGGTGCAGCGGGTGCGTGCGGCCTGGAAGGAGCCGATCCCGCGCCTGCTGGTGTTTGATAACTGCGAGGATGAGGCGCTGCTGGACGAGTGGCGGCCCCCGCATGGCGGCTGCCGCGTGCTGATCACCAGCCGCCGCCGCCACTGGGACCTGGCACTGGGCGTGCAGCCGGTGGCGCTCGATGTGCTGCCCCGCGCCGATAGTCTGGTGCTGCTCCGCCAGTTCCGCCCCGATCTGCGGGAGCACGACGCCGACCTTGCTGCGATCGCCGAGACGCTGGGCGATCTGCCGCTGGCGCTTCATCTGGCCGGGAGTTTTCTCGCGAAATACCGGCATGCGGTTACGCCTGCCCAGTATCGTGCGCGCCTCCACACCCCAACGATCCTCGACGATCGCTCGCTGCGGGCAGCGGGCCTCTCGCCGACGCAGCATGTGCAGCATGTCACCCGCACCTTTGAGCAGAGCTTTGCGCGTCTGGACCCGGCTGATCCGACCGATGCGCTGGCACGCACGCTGCTTACCCATGCCGCCTGCTGCGCGCCCGGCGAGCCGCTGCCGCGCTGGTTCCTGCTCCACACGCTCGATCTGCCGGAGGCGGATGTGGAGGGCACCCTCCGTGCCGAAGATGCCGTGACGCGCGTCCTTGACCTGGGGCTACTCGACACGGACGCAGCGGGGAGCCTGCGCTTGCACCGGCTGGTGGCGGCCTTTGTCCGCACAGTTGCCAGGAGCGCGGCAGCACAGGCGGACGTGGAGGCGACGATGCTCCAGGTGGCCGATGCCTTGCACCAGGCGGGCGATCCCCGTCGGCTCCTGGCAGTCGAGGCGCACCTGCGCTTCATCACCGAGCATGCGCTGCCGCGCGCCGACGCGCGTGCCGCCGAGTTATCCAGGGCGCTGGGCATGCACGTTCAGATGCTCGGCGCGTATGCGGAGGCGCAGCGCTACTTTGAGCAGGCGCTTGGGATCCAAGAGCAGGTGCTTGAGATGGAGCACCCTGACACTGCCCGCAGCCTGTATTATCTGGGCAGGCACGTTCAGATGCTCGGCGCGTACGTAGAAGCACGGCGCTACATGGAGCAGTCGCTCGTCATCGAGCGGGTATTGGAGCGGGAGCACCCCGACACCACACGGCGTCTCAATCCGCTCAGCGAGCGCCAGCAGGATCGCGGCGTGTATGTGCAGGCGCAGCATGCTATCGAGCGTGCGCTCGTCATCCAGGAGCGCGCGCTTGGGCCGGAGCACCCCGACACCGCCCGCAGCCTGCAAAGCCTGGGGGTGGTGCTGTGGCTCCAGGGGGCGTATACGGAAGCGCAGCGCTACTTTCAGCGGGCGCTCGTCATCCAGGAGCGCGTGCTTGGGCCGGAGCATCCTGTTACGGCAAGGTGCCTGAATAGTTTGGGCGAGGTGCTGTACGCACAGGGGGCCTATGTGGAAGCGCAGCGCTACCATGAGCGTGCGCTGGCAATCCGTAAGCGGGTCCTTGGTGTGGAGCACCCCGACACCGCCCGCAGCCTCCATGATCTGGGCGAGATCCAGTGGCATCAAGGCAACTATGCGGAGGCGCAGCGCTACCATGAGCGGGCGCTCGTCATCCAGGAGCGTGTGCTTGGGACGGAGCACCCCGACACCGCCCGCAGCCTGCATAGTCTCGGCCTGGTCTTGCGTGATCAAGGCGACATGGTAGGCGCGCAGCACTACGTGGAGCGCGCCTTGATGATCTGTGCGCGGCGACTTGGTCCGAACCATCCTGAAACCCACAGCGCGCGCGCGACGCTTGCCACCTTCGCCATCCCCGAACCGGCCGATCGTCGAGACTGAGCGGCACGATACGTCGAAATCTGCATCGGTTGCGGACGTTGACCGCTCGTTGTCGACCCGCCGCGCCTGCGCATCGTCGGCGCGTAGATCAGGACTTGCCCATCAGCGCGACCAGATCGGCAATCGTTGGACGCGCTACGAATGCCTGCACCGATAGTGTAATGCGGAAGACACGGCGGAGCCTGGAGATGAGTCGCGCGGCAACGATCGAATCGCCCCCGAGATCAAAAAAGTCATCGAAGACGCCAACCTGGTTGAGGCTGAGAAACTCACACCAGATACGAGCGAGCTGCTCCTCGATAGGCGTTCTGGGGAGCACAAACTCCACGTCCAGGTCAGGGCGATCGGGATCGGGCACCGGTAAGGCTTGACGATCGATCTTGCCGTGTGGCGTGCGGGGCATGCGCT
The DNA window shown above is from Herpetosiphonaceae bacterium and carries:
- a CDS encoding glutaredoxin family protein; amino-acid sequence: MHQPGLTVYGHPRCPQVIPVRQFLDRAAVPYTYINIRDDAAARSRVMALNAGNKTVPTLVFADGTILREPHVWQVHAQLGAAGVHVPSFVAFSIQHSLMIVLVAFLLMGMVAGKVLGSAVLGSVVGLIVGLLVNARRIRRAGS
- a CDS encoding DUF1330 domain-containing protein, which translates into the protein MAAYWFFDILEIIDPAAMEEYRARVVATVTQSGGRYLIIGGPATVVEGDWQPVFPVLIEFPSREQAQRWYDSTEYRELKALRQAATRGNVVFLEGTTLE
- a CDS encoding helix-turn-helix transcriptional regulator — encoded protein: MPEQVESGSSLGSWIRQRRKALDLTQAALAGCVGCADVTIRKLEAAVTRPSRQLAARLAACLEIPPDERAVFLQVARGERRPDRLPPADPRPLARPRASVAGPIAPLPRDTVPPPAPLPPGSRMPLSRNPLFVGRDADLRQLAQVLTVGATAAIGQIEIAAATGLGGIGKTQLACEFVHRYGQFFAGGIFWLSFADPAAVPAEVAACGGGAGMALSPEFDTLPLDTQVQRVRAAWKEPIPRLLVFDNCEDEALLDEWRPPHGGCRVLITSRRRHWDLALGVQPVALDVLPRADSLVLLRQFRPDLREHDADLAAIAETLGDLPLALHLAGSFLAKYRHAVTPAQYRARLHTPTILDDRSLRAAGLSPTQHVQHVTRTFEQSFARLDPADPTDALARTLLTHAACCAPGEPLPRWFLLHTLDLPEADVEGTLRAEDAVTRVLDLGLLDTDAAGSLRLHRLVAAFVRTVARSAAAQADVEATMLQVADALHQAGDPRRLLAVEAHLRFITEHALPRADARAAELSRALGMHVQMLGAYAEAQRYFEQALGIQEQVLEMEHPDTARSLYYLGRHVQMLGAYVEARRYMEQSLVIERVLEREHPDTTRRLNPLSERQQDRGVYVQAQHAIERALVIQERALGPEHPDTARSLQSLGVVLWLQGAYTEAQRYFQRALVIQERVLGPEHPVTARCLNSLGEVLYAQGAYVEAQRYHERALAIRKRVLGVEHPDTARSLHDLGEIQWHQGNYAEAQRYHERALVIQERVLGTEHPDTARSLHSLGLVLRDQGDMVGAQHYVERALMICARRLGPNHPETHSARATLATFAIPEPADRRD